A genome region from Hevea brasiliensis isolate MT/VB/25A 57/8 chromosome 9, ASM3005281v1, whole genome shotgun sequence includes the following:
- the LOC110663568 gene encoding uncharacterized protein LOC110663568, producing the protein MASMDKNSLRYGRASQPFSADSSKPRRSGYEPSDTETDWQESPQCDQNHNSMVFGPQSPKMDLDLPRKISPMRQGTSRKLSSKFDNYSPKRDSMASPVRRRQTSKSPYKTRTQDGRAISPVSVRRNVSPLSKSEHRRQVSPFKPGREEHDMYNNDENVGSSRRKNQITPNGEERSSFLQFGEVSRMSERSAHSRRSVTAPRQRAKEDQENDHGHRKQKGERSPSPLPRSMTRKQREREASDTKTPPVGELNEMVANIKMSRTPIFNASNFESTESISPGDIFFSREQTASMMQKNGLPKNGNNGANLIPMPTRLPQMDSVLQQLSSTNSSIEQNAPRNLTSSGSRSTMISSSAASRQSSGKFSSESGKLSDTSRTSASWKKFTANRKKSQADACFSCMRRGTCRTSRSSEKQHFDEASFIKKAFVVERLREFWADKHQPCSLNGFTCLKQEAQLLKQLVPLNNIPHILLKGPSGAGKRSLAMALLWEIFGDACRNMSHDLRYFQVQENKAMQVAVPVTSSIHHVELNVNSEPNAKYALMGIVKEISNAYGIVPEVSNINFKPDYRVLALYQVDKATENIQHLIKWIMDCYTDACKLILCCEDDVEILESVKNRCKVIKVDAPVTHEIMEVLIQIARKEGFDLPMNFAARIAAKSKQNLRKAIMALEACKAHNYPFADDQPIPFGWEEVLVELATEILTDPSPKRLFLVRGKLQKLLVDFVHPKLILLKLVEQFLKGVQASSRRDLYYWHGYYDKRLPTGSSALLKLEEFVAKFMSIHRKCSGNHQYE; encoded by the exons ATGGCTTCAATGGATAAAAACTCATTGAGATATGGCAGAGCCTCTCAGCCGTTTTCTGCTGATTCATCGAAGCCAAGGCGAAGCGGGTATGAACCTTCTGATACGGAAACTGATTGGCAAGAAAGTCCTCAATGTGATCAGAATCACAACAGTATGGTTTTTGGTCCTCAGAGTCCAAAGATGGATTTGGATTTGCCAAGAAAAATTAGTCCTATGAGACAAGGCACTAGCAGGAAACTTTCTTCAAAATTTGATAATTATTCTCCTAAAAGGGACTCTATGGCCAGCCCAGTTAGGAGGAGACAGACCAGCAAGTCACCCTACAAGACGCGAACACAAGATGGTAGAGCTATTTCACCAGTATCAGTTCGTAGAAATGTTAGTCCCTTATCAAAATCCGAGCACAGAAGGCAGGTTTCTCCATTTAAGCCTGGAAGAGAGGAGCATGATATGTATAACAATGACGAGAATGTAGGCTCTAGCAGAAGGAAAAATCAAATAACTCCTAACGGAGAGGAAAGGAGTTCCTTCTTACAATTTGGTGAAGTTAGTAGAATGAGCGAGAGATCAGCCCATAGTCGTAGATCGGTAACTGCTCCAAGACAAAGAGCCAAGGAGGATCAAGAAAATGATCATGGTCATAGGAAGCAAAAAGGGGAGAGATCCCCATCACCTTTGCCAAGAAGCATGACTAGAAAACAAAGGGAGAGAGAAGCTTCTGACACAAAAACACCTCCTGTTGGTGAACTAAATGAGATGGTAGCTAATATTAAGATGTCTAGAACTCCCATATTTAACGCTTCAAATTTTGAAAGTACAGAGTCTATTTCTCCTGGTGATATCTTCTTTTCTCGCGAGCAAACAGCCTCGATGATGCAGAAGAATGGCTTACCAAAGAATGGTAATAATGGAGCCAATCTGATCCCGATGCCCACAAGGTTGCCCCAGATGGATTCTGTACTTCAACAGCTAAGCTCAACTAATAGTAGTATTGAACAAAACGCTCCAAGAAATTTGACGAGTTCTGGTTCACGATCCACTATGATTTCCAGCTCTGCTGCAAGTAGGCAGAGTAGTGGCAAGTTTAGCAGTGAAAGCGGTAAGCTGAGTGATACGAGTAGGACAAGTGCAAGCTGGAAAAAGTTCACAGCAAATAGAAAGAAGAGTCAAGCAGATGCTTGTTTTTCTTGTATGAGAAGGGGGACTTGCAGGACCTCAAGATCATCTGAAAAACAACATTTTGATGAAGCTTCATTCATTAAGAAGGCGTTCGTGGTTGAACGTTTGAGAGAGTTTTGGGCTGATAAACATCAACCTTGTTCTCTGAATGGATTTACTTGCCTCAAACAAGAAGCTCAACTTCTTAAGCAACTT GTACCTCTTAACAATATTCCCCATATTTTGCTGAAGGGACCATCTGGTGCGGGGAAAAGATCACTAGCAATGGCTCTTCTATGGGAAATATTTGGCGATGCTTGTCGAAAT ATGTCGCATGATTTAAGATATTTCCAGGTTCag GAAAATAAGGCAATGCAGGTAGCTGTTCCAGTAACATCAAGTATTCACCATGTGGAACTCAATGTGAACTCGGAACCAAAtgctaaatatgcactaatgggtaTAGTGAAGGAAATAAGCAACGCCTATGGTATTGTCCCTGAAGTCAGCAATATTAATTTTAAGCCTGATTATAGAG TACTAGCTCTTTACCAGGTTGACAAAGCGACAGAGAACATTCAGCACTTGATAAAATGGATAATGGACTGTTATACAGATGCATGTAAACTCATATTGTGCTGTGAAGATGATGTAGAGATCCTAGAATCAGTGAAGAACCGCTGCAAAGTTATTAAAGTCGATGCTCCAGTAACTCATGAA ATCATGGAGGTTCTCATTCAGATAGCCAGGAAAGAGGGCTTTGATCTACCTATGAACTTTGCAGCTAGGATTGCTGCCAAATCAAAGCAGAACCTGAGAAAAGCAATCATGGCTCTTGAAGCATGCAAAGCACACAA CTATCCTTTTGCTGATGATCAGCCAATTCCATTTGGGTGGGAAGAGGTCTTGGTAGAACTTGCAACAGAAATCCTTACTGATCCATCACCTAAGAG ACTGTTTTTGGTGCGGGGAAAGCTTCAAAAGCTTCTTGTGGATTTTGTGCACCCCAAACTAATTCTCCTG AAACTCGTCGAACAATTCCTTAAGGGAGTGCAGGCCAGTTCAAGAAGGGACCTCTATTATTGGCATGGTTATTAT GATAAGAGGCTCCCAACAGGATCAAGTGCTTTGCTCAAATTAGAAG AGTTTGTGGCCAAGTTCATGAGCATACACAGAAAGTGTTCTGGCAATCATCAGTATGAATAA
- the LOC110663570 gene encoding pheophytinase, chloroplastic isoform X1, with translation MPPSCALSPSLRSELFNSTYVRFISPSRLAQYRSKCVMNRRDFAFKGIVASGVSVMGSSLVTEPVKGLERLPFKPEGYNYWTWRGHKIHYVVQGEGFPIVLIHGFGASAFHWRYNIPELAKRYKVYALDLLGFGWSEKAIIEYDAMVWRDQVVDFLKEIVKEPAVIVGNSLGGFTALVAAVGLPEQVAGVALLNSAGQFGNPNAETSKSEGSILQKFVLKPLKEIFQRVVLGFLFWQAKKPARIESVLKSVYINTSNVDDYLVESITRPAADPNAGEVYYRLMTRFMLNQSKYTLDNALSQLKCPLLLLWGDLDPWVGPAKANRIKEFYPRTTLVNLQAGHCPHDEVPELVNRALMDWLSSMTPEASLQTV, from the exons ATGCCTCCTTCATGTGCCTTGTCTCCTTCACTGAGGTCAGAGCTCTTCAATTCCACCTACGTCAGGTTTATTTCACCTTCCAGACTGGCTCAGTACA GAAGCAAATGTGTAATGAACAGGAGAGATTTTGCTTTCAAAGGAATTGTGGCTTCTGGGGTTTCAGTCATGGGTTCTTCTTTGGTCACTGAACCTGTAAAAG ggCTTGAGAGGTTGCCGTTCAAGCCAGAAGGATACAATTACTGGACCTGGCGGGGTCACAAAATACATTATGTAGTGCAAGGAGAAGGGTTTCCTATTGTTCTCATTCATGGTTTTGGTGCTTCTGCGTTTCATTGGAG ATACAACATACCTGAGTTGGCCAAAAGATATAAGGTTTATGCGTTAGACTTGCTAGGTTTTGGATGGAGCGAGAAAGCAATTATTGAGTATGATGCCATGGTATGGAGGGATCAAGTGGTGGATTTCTTGAAGGAAATAGTGAAAGAACCAGCTGTTATTGTGGGAAACAG CCTTGGAGGGTTTACAGCTTTGGTTGCAGCAGTGGGGTTGCCTGAACAAGTTGCCGGAGTTGCATTACTAAATTCTGCTGGACAATTTGGAAACCCAAATGCAGAAACCAGCAAGTCTGAAGGATCAATCTTACAGAAATTTGTCCTCAAGCCACTGAAGGAAATTTTCCAGCGTGTAGTTCTTGGATTTTTGTTTTGGCAAGCAAAAAAACCAGCTCGTATTGAATCTGTATTAAAGAGT GTGTATATAAATACGTCCAATGTGGATGACTATCTTGTAGAATCAATAACAAGACCAGCAGCTGACCCCAATGCTGGAGAAGTTTATTACAG ATTAATGACTCGGTTCATGTTGAATCAGAGCAAATATACTTTAGACAATGCCTTAAGCCAACTGAAATGCCCATTGTTATTGCTTTGGGGTGACTTAGATCCATGGGTGGGTCCTGCCAAGGCTAATCGAATCAAAGAGTTTTATCCAAGGACAACTCTTGTGAACTTACAGGCTGGTCACTGCCCACATGATGAAGTTCCCGAGCTTGTTAATAGAGCTTTAATGGATTGGTTGTCGTCTATGACACCAGAAGCCTCTTTGCAGACAGTGTAG
- the LOC110663570 gene encoding pheophytinase, chloroplastic isoform X2: protein MNRRDFAFKGIVASGVSVMGSSLVTEPVKGLERLPFKPEGYNYWTWRGHKIHYVVQGEGFPIVLIHGFGASAFHWRYNIPELAKRYKVYALDLLGFGWSEKAIIEYDAMVWRDQVVDFLKEIVKEPAVIVGNSLGGFTALVAAVGLPEQVAGVALLNSAGQFGNPNAETSKSEGSILQKFVLKPLKEIFQRVVLGFLFWQAKKPARIESVLKSVYINTSNVDDYLVESITRPAADPNAGEVYYRLMTRFMLNQSKYTLDNALSQLKCPLLLLWGDLDPWVGPAKANRIKEFYPRTTLVNLQAGHCPHDEVPELVNRALMDWLSSMTPEASLQTV from the exons ATGAACAGGAGAGATTTTGCTTTCAAAGGAATTGTGGCTTCTGGGGTTTCAGTCATGGGTTCTTCTTTGGTCACTGAACCTGTAAAAG ggCTTGAGAGGTTGCCGTTCAAGCCAGAAGGATACAATTACTGGACCTGGCGGGGTCACAAAATACATTATGTAGTGCAAGGAGAAGGGTTTCCTATTGTTCTCATTCATGGTTTTGGTGCTTCTGCGTTTCATTGGAG ATACAACATACCTGAGTTGGCCAAAAGATATAAGGTTTATGCGTTAGACTTGCTAGGTTTTGGATGGAGCGAGAAAGCAATTATTGAGTATGATGCCATGGTATGGAGGGATCAAGTGGTGGATTTCTTGAAGGAAATAGTGAAAGAACCAGCTGTTATTGTGGGAAACAG CCTTGGAGGGTTTACAGCTTTGGTTGCAGCAGTGGGGTTGCCTGAACAAGTTGCCGGAGTTGCATTACTAAATTCTGCTGGACAATTTGGAAACCCAAATGCAGAAACCAGCAAGTCTGAAGGATCAATCTTACAGAAATTTGTCCTCAAGCCACTGAAGGAAATTTTCCAGCGTGTAGTTCTTGGATTTTTGTTTTGGCAAGCAAAAAAACCAGCTCGTATTGAATCTGTATTAAAGAGT GTGTATATAAATACGTCCAATGTGGATGACTATCTTGTAGAATCAATAACAAGACCAGCAGCTGACCCCAATGCTGGAGAAGTTTATTACAG ATTAATGACTCGGTTCATGTTGAATCAGAGCAAATATACTTTAGACAATGCCTTAAGCCAACTGAAATGCCCATTGTTATTGCTTTGGGGTGACTTAGATCCATGGGTGGGTCCTGCCAAGGCTAATCGAATCAAAGAGTTTTATCCAAGGACAACTCTTGTGAACTTACAGGCTGGTCACTGCCCACATGATGAAGTTCCCGAGCTTGTTAATAGAGCTTTAATGGATTGGTTGTCGTCTATGACACCAGAAGCCTCTTTGCAGACAGTGTAG